Proteins co-encoded in one Setaria viridis chromosome 9, Setaria_viridis_v4.0, whole genome shotgun sequence genomic window:
- the LOC117840086 gene encoding ubiquitin-conjugating enzyme E2-23 kDa yields the protein MSSPSKRREMDLMKLMMSDYKVEMVNDGMQEFFVEFRGPNESIYQGGVWRIRVELPDAYPYKSPSIGFINKIYHPNVDEMSGSVCLDVINQTWSPMFDLVNVFEVFLPQLLLYPNPSDPLNGDAAALMMRDRPAYEQKVKEYCEKYAKPEDAGVVPEDKSSDEELSEEEDDSGDEEILGKPDP from the exons ATGTCTTCTCCAAGCAAGCGCCGGGAGATGGACCTCATGAAGCT GATGATGAGCGACTACAAGGTGGAGATGGTGAACGATGGGATGCAGGAGTTCTTTGTTGAATTCCGTGGGCCTAACGAAA GCATTTATCAAGGAGGCGTGTGGAGGATTAGAGTAGAATTGCCAGATGCATATCCATACAAATCCCCATCGATTGGTTTCATCAATAAGATATATCACCCAAATGTGGATGAAAT GTCTGGTTCAGTTTGTTTGGATGTCATCAACCAAACATGGAGCCCAATGTTTG ACCTTGTCAATGTATTTGAGGTCTTCCTTCCACAACTTCTACTATATCCGAATCCTTCTGATCCATTGAATGGAGATGCAGCTGCATTGATGATGCGTGATCGGCCTGCTTATGAACAAAAAGTGAAAG AATACTGCGAAAAATACGCCAAACCAGAGGATGCTGGGGTAGTCCCAGAAGACAAGTCTAGCGATGAAGAGCtaagtgaagaagaagatgactcTGGTGATGAGGAGATCCTTGGGAAACCAGATCCATAG